One uncultured Jannaschia sp. DNA segment encodes these proteins:
- the cobO gene encoding cob(I)yrinic acid a,c-diamide adenosyltransferase: protein MADETPDDTARHNQKMAKKKTARDKIMATKTDEKGLVIVHTGKGKGKSSSAFGMIFRCIAHEMPCAVVQFIKGGMGTGERDLITTHFSELCEFHTMGEGFTWETQDKSRDIEMAQAAWAKAKELISDPGNRMVLLDEINIALRYDYVDVAEVVAFLRDEKPPMTHVVCTGRNAKDELIELADLVTEMELVKHPFRSGVKAQAGVEF from the coding sequence ATGGCCGACGAGACCCCCGACGACACCGCGCGCCACAACCAGAAGATGGCCAAGAAGAAGACCGCGCGCGACAAGATCATGGCCACCAAGACCGACGAAAAGGGCCTCGTGATCGTCCATACCGGCAAGGGCAAGGGCAAGTCGTCCAGTGCCTTCGGGATGATTTTCCGCTGCATCGCCCACGAGATGCCATGCGCCGTCGTCCAGTTCATCAAGGGCGGCATGGGGACAGGCGAGCGCGACCTCATCACCACCCATTTCAGCGAGCTCTGCGAGTTCCACACAATGGGCGAGGGCTTCACTTGGGAGACGCAGGACAAGTCGCGCGACATCGAGATGGCGCAGGCAGCCTGGGCCAAGGCCAAGGAGCTGATCTCCGACCCGGGCAACCGCATGGTGCTGCTCGATGAGATCAACATCGCGCTGCGCTACGACTACGTCGACGTGGCCGAGGTGGTCGCGTTCCTGCGCGACGAGAAACCGCCGATGACCCACGTTGTCTGCACGGGCCGCAACGCCAAGGACGAGCTGATCGAGCTGGCCGATCTGGTGACAGAGATGGAGCTGGTGAAGCACCCGTTCCGCTCGGGCGTGAAAGCACAGGCCGGCGTGGAATTCTGA
- a CDS encoding DUF3253 domain-containing protein produces the protein MPTDTAIAAEITRQTAARAPKTICPSEVARALAEDWRPLMPRVRAVAGTMPEVVATQRGDPVDPVTARGAIRLAWKPRPDPSA, from the coding sequence GTGCCCACCGACACCGCCATCGCCGCCGAGATCACGCGCCAGACCGCCGCCCGCGCGCCGAAGACCATCTGCCCCTCCGAAGTCGCCCGCGCCCTGGCCGAGGACTGGCGCCCCCTGATGCCGCGCGTCCGGGCCGTCGCCGGGACCATGCCGGAGGTCGTCGCGACCCAGCGCGGCGACCCGGTCGATCCCGTCACCGCGCGGGGCGCGATCCGGCTGGCGTGGAAACCACGGCCCGACCCGTCCGCGTGA
- a CDS encoding NADH:flavin oxidoreductase/NADH oxidase family protein translates to MAIPAPAHAPLLYRPFDPDGRIDAPNRFLKSAMSEVMAEQGVHLPTPAHETVYRRWAAGGTGIIVTGNVMIDRRAMGEPGNVVLEDDHGLDRFRAWAAAVHDGNSDARVWMQLNHPGKQSPKFLSPEPVAPSAVPLGHGLDRSFATPRALTDAEIRAIVARFARAAALAVRAGFDGVQIHAAHGYLVGQFLSPHHNRRDDDWGGSPENRRRFALEILRAIRTAVGPDVPVSIKMNSADFQTGGFGGDEAFELIEALSAEGIDLIEISGGTYEAPAMVGAKQKTSAREAYFLDFAAEARARTDVPLAVTGGFRSVRAMEAALASGACDMIGIARALTLDPELPLNAATDPDYVRDVGRPSTGVRGIDRMLMLALTWYETQIRRMGQGRDPDPNLTAWRTVWDNLVAMGRAGFRTRRG, encoded by the coding sequence ATGGCGATCCCGGCCCCCGCGCACGCGCCGCTGCTCTACCGCCCGTTCGATCCGGACGGGCGGATCGATGCGCCGAACCGGTTTCTGAAATCGGCCATGAGCGAGGTCATGGCCGAGCAGGGCGTCCACCTTCCGACCCCTGCTCATGAAACGGTCTATCGCCGCTGGGCCGCGGGCGGCACGGGCATCATCGTCACGGGCAACGTGATGATCGACCGCCGCGCCATGGGCGAGCCGGGCAATGTCGTGCTGGAAGATGACCACGGGCTCGATCGCTTCCGGGCCTGGGCCGCGGCCGTCCATGACGGCAATTCCGATGCGCGCGTCTGGATGCAGCTCAACCATCCGGGCAAGCAGAGCCCCAAGTTCCTCTCGCCCGAGCCCGTGGCGCCCAGTGCCGTGCCGCTGGGTCATGGGCTCGACCGCAGCTTCGCCACGCCCCGCGCGCTGACGGATGCGGAGATCCGCGCGATCGTGGCCCGGTTCGCCCGCGCCGCCGCGCTGGCCGTCCGCGCGGGCTTCGACGGCGTGCAGATACACGCGGCCCATGGTTATCTCGTCGGCCAGTTTCTCTCGCCGCATCACAACCGCCGCGACGATGACTGGGGCGGATCGCCCGAAAACCGTCGGCGCTTCGCGCTGGAGATCCTGCGCGCGATCCGCACGGCCGTCGGCCCTGACGTGCCCGTGTCAATCAAGATGAACAGCGCCGATTTCCAGACCGGCGGCTTCGGCGGCGACGAGGCCTTCGAGCTGATCGAGGCGCTGAGCGCCGAGGGCATCGACCTGATCGAGATCTCCGGCGGCACCTACGAGGCGCCCGCGATGGTCGGTGCCAAGCAGAAGACATCCGCGCGCGAGGCGTATTTCCTCGATTTCGCCGCCGAGGCCCGCGCCCGGACGGACGTGCCGCTCGCCGTCACCGGCGGCTTCCGCTCGGTCCGCGCGATGGAGGCGGCTCTGGCTTCGGGCGCCTGCGACATGATCGGGATCGCCCGCGCGCTGACGCTGGACCCCGAACTGCCGCTGAATGCCGCGACCGATCCCGATTACGTCCGCGATGTCGGACGGCCCAGCACGGGGGTCCGGGGGATCGACCGGATGCTGATGCTGGCCCTGACCTGGTACGAAACCCAGATCCGCCGGATGGGGCAGGGGCGCGATCCCGATCCGAACCTGACCGCCTGGCGCACGGTTTGGGACAACCTCGTCGCGATGGGTCGCGCGGGCTTTCGGACGCGGCGCGGCTGA